GTTCCCATTTTGCCATCCGTGCCTTCGCGGTGTATGTTGGCTGAGGCTTCCATTGCCCGTTTGGAACGAACGGTAAATACATCGCATACTCCGGCCAGAACAACATTCAGATCTTCCTGGGCAAGATAATCCTCATAGCGTTTATCGTTTTTGTTTTCTTTTGCTCCTTTTTTCCATTCATCGATTACCGAAGGATGGGCAAAACCGGCGGCCCGCACAAGGTGTTCTCCCCTGCCTCCGTAACCAATGATGCCCAGACGTATTGTTCTGCTATCCTTTGGCGGAGGCATCGGATGAAGCATGGGCGGTTCATATCCCAGGTCGAGTTCAAGCGACAATTCCTTGTTTTTCAGATTGGTGTACCGTTCCTTCTTCCATACGCCATATCCCAGAATTCCCAGTACCGGGAGCGTGGCAAGTCCTTTTAGTACATCCCTGCGTCCCAGCTTGGCAGGATGATTATGTTGGTTTTCCTTTTCCATCTGTTCTATTCCTTTTGAAATTATTTGCAATCAGTCCGCATTTTTGCCAAAAATAAACCTGTCGAGGCCAATGTGCCTTCCGGTGGGCAATACAAAGAGCACGGCCAGTGCAACCAGTTCAATCAAGGTCTTGTCAACCCAGAGATAGCTCCCGTCAGTCGGCAGTGCATAGGAAGCTCCCACAAAAGGTATGTGGGATAAGTAGTATAAAGCCAGAAGAACCATACCTGCTATTGTGGCTATCTGCGTAAAGCATCCCAGGATGAGTCCCAGACCAATGGCAAGCAGGCCGTACATATTGAGGTAGTCCACCACCTGCAGTACATTGGGATTTGATGCGAGAGAATGAAAAAATCCGGACAGAAATCCCTGCGAATCCATAAGGTATCCGAGAGAACTCCAGTTGGGATTCAATACTTTGACGATTCCTTCATAAAGAAAATGCCAGCCAATCAGCACCCTCAGAAGTACCAGAATGCTGAGCTGACCTTTTGTGTAACCGAAGTTTTCTTTTGTATTCACTTTTTCTGTTATTGATTAAAACAAATAATTCTATAGTATTTCAAAGAAATACCTGGTAAAATCTTGCATGAAAAACAAATCCCTTCCTTAACTGAGAAACGTCAGGAAAGTTTGAGGATTTTTATATTTCTGAAATAAACAACACTTCCGTGATCCTGCAATCCGATTTTACCTGATTTGGCAATTCCGTAATCAGGATAATCCTTCCATTTTCCTTCCTTTTTGAGTTTTTCCCACTCAGGCGTCCAGCGCTCAAATTCAACAATTTTCTTTCCGTTCAGCCAGTGCTCAACGTGGGTTCCGTTAACAATAATTTCAGCTTTATTCCATTCGCCGATGGGTTTGGCTTCAACATTCTGTGCCACATGCATGGCATAATCTGCACCGAGCTTTTGCCATTCTTCCAGCTTTTCAGGGAAGCCTTCATTGTCAATAAGCTGATATTCAGGACCAGTGGCATAAGGAACCGGATATTTTCCCTCAGTTACACCATAAAAAATACCACTGTTGGCTCCGGGTGTCAGCTTAAATTCCAGCGAAAGATGAAAGTTCCCAAAATCTTCGCGGGTTACAATATAACCGGTTGCATCACCTCCTTTACCGGTGGCTTTAATGCATCCGTCTTCAACCACCCAGTTGGAAGGAATGGAATCGGCATTATAACATTTCCAATGATCCAGAGATGTGCCGTCAAACAACAGCATCCATCCTTGAGCCTGTTCTTCGGGAGTGAGAACATTAACAACAGGATTTTTCTCTTCAGTAACCTGCTGTTTCTTTCCTTTACAGCCGGCAAGAATTATACCTGCCAGGGCAAAAATGAATACAACATTTTTCATACCGAAAAAATTTGCCATAAAAATAATAGGTTTTAAAAATAATCTTTCTGAGAAAAATTATTTTTTCAGAATTTATGGAAGATTTTCTGCGTTTTCCATAAAATGTTGCGGCAGTAAAAATTTTCTATGTGTTTCGGAACGGATGAAGATTCTTTTTTACCTTGCATTTCCAAACTAACCTTAAAACAACGTGATATGAAACGCTTAACCTTTCTTGTTCTCCTTATTGCCTCAGGGCTCGTTGCATCGGAATTTATATCAGCCCAGAATATTTCGGGTCTGGGTGATCTGTCAAGGATCAGGCAGGGAGTGCGTTCCGCCCGTATTAGCTCCTATGACCGTTCCGGAGGAAACGGCGATTGTCTTTCAGGAATCGAACCCGGAACCCGCAGAACCATTTTTGATGTAAAAGGTGCCGGTATGATTACGCACATCTGGATAACCATTGCGCCGGGACCTCCCGAATTGAGCCGCAACGATATCATTCTGCGCATGTATTGGGACGGAAATCCTTTTCCTTCGGTGGAATCACCTATAGGCCCTTTTTTTGGGCAGGGATGGGACGAAAGCTATGATTTTGTCAGTTTGCCTCTGGCCGCAGGCCCTGTTGAAGGGAAGGGTCTGGTTTCATACTGGCCGATGCCTTTCGCAAACGGAGCAAAAATTGAAATTGAAAACCAGTCGAACCGGAAAATTGATGCCTTTTATTATGCTGTTGATTTCGTGCAGATGGACAAACTTCCACCCGATCAGGGAAGATTTTGTGCATGGTACAATCACGAACTTACGGAAGCAAACCCTGACGGAGAGAATGAATGGGGATCCCTTGGGCCTCAGGGCAAAAATACGGATGGAAAGAACAATTACCTTATAGCCGACATAAAAGGAAAAGGTCATTATGTGGGCGTGAACTATTTTGTACATTCACCCGGCCCTATGTGGTATGGAGAAGGGGATGACATGATTTACATTGATGGCGACAGTACACGCACCTTGTTCGGAACAGGAACCGAAGATTATTTCAATATGTCGTGGTGCCCGAAAACGGAGTTTTCGCACCCTTATTATGGTTTTGGCAGGATTAACAACGATATGGGCTGGATCGGACGTACACACCTGTATAGGTTTCACATCGCTGATCCGGTTTTTTTCGATAAGTCGTTGAGGGTCACTATTGAACACGGACACAACAACTGCCTGACCCTTGATCTGGCCACTGTTGCTTACTGGTATCAGCAGCCTCCCTTGCAGATGCTTCCGCCTATACCGGGAAAGGATGAACGCGCACCAAAGCCTTTTATTCAGCCTTACGATATCCATAAATGGCGCGATGCATGGAGAAAAAACAAAGGATATGCTCCGAAATTATGGGGTAATGAGTAATTCCATCCAATCTGATGAATGTATCAGATCATATTTTGATATAGGCGGGGTTAATTAAAATCGGGGTATTCGGTGCAGAGAAGATACTGTGCCGGCTCATCTTCCGTGATTTCCGGAAAACGGCCTACGGGCTCAAGAAAACGGTTGTCATTTACGTCATTGTTCACCATGGATACTTCACCGACCATCGTCATGCCGTTTTCAGCCCAGAATTTATGGTAAACATATGGTTCGAGGCAGATGCTTTCTCCTGGCTTAAGGCGGACAATGTCACCGGCGTTCACCTGGTGCGTTACCCCGTCAATTTGTACGGTGAACGATTCACTGCTCAGGGTTTCATCCACGGCCGATTTCCAAAGCTGGATGCAAAGCCGTCCCCCGCCCCGGTTGATGATATCTTCCATTTTCTGCCAGTGAAAATGGGTTGGAGTGATTTGCCGGTCGCGGACAATCATGATTTTTTCCGCATAGGTTTTTCGGAAGACCGGATGACCAGGCTTTCCGTTGCGAAGGGTAAACAGCAGCAAACCTGTTTTTTCAAAATTCCCGCTGCCGAAGTCAGTTAAATCCCATCCCAGCATATTCTCTTTTATTTCCAGATACTCCATCCCCCTGGTTTTCCATTCATCCGGGCTAAAATAAGCCCAGGGCGGCAAACGGAAATAGAACTTGTCGAAAAAAGAAATGGCCTCCTCAATGTATCTGTTGATCTCTGAACGGTTCATTCTCTGTTACATTTTGGAATTTCAATGAAAACAGGCAACAAAGTTAGCAAAATACTTGGCAGGGTAAGAATATCCTGCGGGGCTTTTCCATGAAAGCATGCTTTTAATTGACGGATGTTTTCTGCGAAAAAGGATTTGTACCGGTTAACTGCAGTAAGTGTCCCTTACGGTGAGTATTCTGAATGCTGATTCCGGTGCTTCAGAAACAAGGCTGTGGAATGCCAGCACTTCCTTCTCTTCACCGGGAAGCATGTCGAAAAAGTTGTCAGAAAACCGGGTTTGAGGAAGCGAACAGGCAATAAAAACATTTTTGGCAAAACCGGAAGTGTTCAGTATGATGCGGGTTCCTGAGGCCACTGGTTCAAATTCGGCCCGAATTTTCGGGTCGGGTAACTCCAACTGGCTTACCGGAACCAAAAAGAAAAGCTTTTCAGAAAGAAGCCTGAGTTTCTCCGTCAGAGCGATATGCAGAACTGTGTATCGCAAATCAATATCTCTTGTCCATTCCAGTATGGGCTGCTGAAAGCAACTGCGGGAAACCCCGGATCCTGATCGCAATTGGGAACGAAATGACTTTTTGATGATCCCATCAAAATCAATCAGTTGTACCTGAAGAGTTGCCGATATAGTATGAGGCAAATCCGAAACAATGGTGATTTCAATTTTTTTCTTGTCTGCAGAAGGAATTATCAGTACAGGAGCAAAGTAATTCTTCAGGTGGTATTGTATGGCTTTATAGTTTCCGTAATAATCAATTCCTGACCAGCTTGCGCAGGGCCAGCAGTCGTCCAGTTGCCAGTAGAGGGAACCCATGCAGGAGGGTTTGGCTTTCCTGTGCGCTTCAATGGCAGTCTTCAGGGCCAGGGACTGCATCAGCTGGCTCAGGTACACAAACGACTCAAAATCTTTTGGCGGGCGAAATTCCTCGAGCAGATGGCGTTCCACCAGTTCTCTTCCTC
The sequence above is a segment of the Bacteroidales bacterium genome. Coding sequences within it:
- a CDS encoding DoxX family membrane protein; translation: MNTKENFGYTKGQLSILVLLRVLIGWHFLYEGIVKVLNPNWSSLGYLMDSQGFLSGFFHSLASNPNVLQVVDYLNMYGLLAIGLGLILGCFTQIATIAGMVLLALYYLSHIPFVGASYALPTDGSYLWVDKTLIELVALAVLFVLPTGRHIGLDRFIFGKNAD
- a CDS encoding DUF2961 domain-containing protein, which produces MKRLTFLVLLIASGLVASEFISAQNISGLGDLSRIRQGVRSARISSYDRSGGNGDCLSGIEPGTRRTIFDVKGAGMITHIWITIAPGPPELSRNDIILRMYWDGNPFPSVESPIGPFFGQGWDESYDFVSLPLAAGPVEGKGLVSYWPMPFANGAKIEIENQSNRKIDAFYYAVDFVQMDKLPPDQGRFCAWYNHELTEANPDGENEWGSLGPQGKNTDGKNNYLIADIKGKGHYVGVNYFVHSPGPMWYGEGDDMIYIDGDSTRTLFGTGTEDYFNMSWCPKTEFSHPYYGFGRINNDMGWIGRTHLYRFHIADPVFFDKSLRVTIEHGHNNCLTLDLATVAYWYQQPPLQMLPPIPGKDERAPKPFIQPYDIHKWRDAWRKNKGYAPKLWGNE
- a CDS encoding DUF1080 domain-containing protein — its product is MKNVVFIFALAGIILAGCKGKKQQVTEEKNPVVNVLTPEEQAQGWMLLFDGTSLDHWKCYNADSIPSNWVVEDGCIKATGKGGDATGYIVTREDFGNFHLSLEFKLTPGANSGIFYGVTEGKYPVPYATGPEYQLIDNEGFPEKLEEWQKLGADYAMHVAQNVEAKPIGEWNKAEIIVNGTHVEHWLNGKKIVEFERWTPEWEKLKKEGKWKDYPDYGIAKSGKIGLQDHGSVVYFRNIKILKLS
- a CDS encoding D-lyxose/D-mannose family sugar isomerase; translated protein: MNRSEINRYIEEAISFFDKFYFRLPPWAYFSPDEWKTRGMEYLEIKENMLGWDLTDFGSGNFEKTGLLLFTLRNGKPGHPVFRKTYAEKIMIVRDRQITPTHFHWQKMEDIINRGGGRLCIQLWKSAVDETLSSESFTVQIDGVTHQVNAGDIVRLKPGESICLEPYVYHKFWAENGMTMVGEVSMVNNDVNDNRFLEPVGRFPEITEDEPAQYLLCTEYPDFN